In one Salipiger abyssi genomic region, the following are encoded:
- a CDS encoding GNAT family N-acetyltransferase, whose amino-acid sequence MALDERDFTVRLARDAADIAAAQRLRYEVFVEELGGGGALVDHAQRLERDRFDPFFDHLILSDARHDGAVVGVYRLLRDDQAAAAGQFYSEDEYDLTPLRRSGRRLLELGRSCLHPDYRGGTAMMHLWQALADYIAEHGIEILFGTASFHGTDVTRLAQPLSLLHRRHLAPEPLRVRSRRFQSMDLIPEAEIDRRQAMREVPALIKGYLRLGGVVGEGAYVDHAFNTTDVCLIMDTAQLNARAAGIYTRGRG is encoded by the coding sequence ATGGCGCTGGACGAGAGGGATTTCACGGTGCGGCTTGCGCGCGACGCGGCGGATATCGCCGCGGCCCAGCGGCTGCGCTACGAGGTCTTCGTCGAGGAGCTGGGCGGCGGCGGCGCGCTGGTCGATCACGCGCAGCGGCTGGAGCGCGACCGGTTCGACCCCTTTTTCGATCACCTGATTCTGAGCGATGCCCGGCACGACGGCGCCGTGGTCGGCGTCTACCGGCTGCTGCGCGACGATCAGGCGGCGGCGGCGGGGCAGTTCTATTCCGAGGACGAATACGATCTCACGCCACTGCGCCGTTCGGGACGGCGGCTGCTGGAGCTTGGGCGCTCCTGCCTGCATCCCGATTATCGCGGCGGCACCGCGATGATGCATCTGTGGCAGGCGCTGGCGGACTATATTGCCGAGCACGGGATCGAGATCCTGTTCGGCACCGCCTCGTTTCACGGCACCGATGTGACGCGGCTGGCGCAGCCGCTGTCGCTGCTGCATCGCCGCCACCTCGCGCCCGAGCCGCTGCGGGTGCGCTCGCGCCGGTTCCAGAGCATGGATCTGATCCCCGAGGCAGAGATCGACCGGCGGCAGGCGATGCGCGAGGTGCCGGCGCTGATCAAGGGCTATCTGCGGCTTGGCGGCGTCGTGGGCGAGGGCGCTTATGTGGATCACGCTTTCAACACCACCGATGTGTGCCTGATCATGGACACGGCGCAGCTCAACGCGAGGGCGGCGGGGATCTATACGCGGGGGCGCGGGTGA
- a CDS encoding lysophospholipid acyltransferase family protein: MSGPTWRGDAPPEIRLRGADWLRVGWRGLLLGGLVLLGLVLKLLLRLIERPLCGQSRPVTPWISQGVCRAAFVILGIPVTVSGPRMIGPGALVANHSSWLDIFALNARRNVYFVSKAEVANWPLIGWLARATGTVFITRDPRQAAEQKRIFEERLLHGHRLLFFPEGTSTDGQRVLSFKSTLFAAFFSEHLKHELQVQAVTVIYHAPEGEDPRFYGWWGDMEFGPHLLKLLGARHRGRVELIYHPPVRVDAHPNRKTLAAHLEAQVRAAHPSGGA, translated from the coding sequence GTGAGCGGCCCGACATGGCGCGGCGACGCCCCGCCCGAAATCCGGCTGCGCGGCGCCGACTGGTTGCGGGTGGGTTGGCGCGGTCTGCTGCTGGGCGGGCTGGTGCTGCTCGGGCTGGTGCTGAAGCTGCTGCTGCGGCTGATCGAACGCCCGCTCTGCGGTCAGAGCCGCCCGGTCACGCCGTGGATTTCCCAAGGCGTCTGCCGCGCCGCCTTTGTCATCCTGGGCATTCCCGTCACCGTGTCCGGCCCGCGCATGATCGGCCCCGGCGCGCTGGTGGCCAATCATTCCTCCTGGCTCGACATCTTTGCGCTGAACGCGCGGCGCAATGTCTATTTCGTCTCCAAGGCCGAGGTTGCGAACTGGCCGCTGATCGGCTGGCTGGCGCGCGCCACCGGCACGGTGTTCATCACACGCGATCCGCGTCAGGCCGCAGAGCAGAAGCGCATCTTCGAGGAGCGGCTGCTGCACGGTCACCGGCTGCTTTTCTTCCCCGAGGGCACATCGACAGACGGGCAGCGGGTTCTGTCTTTTAAATCAACGCTGTTTGCGGCGTTTTTCAGCGAACACCTGAAGCATGAGCTGCAAGTGCAGGCTGTCACGGTGATTTATCATGCGCCAGAGGGCGAGGATCCGCGATTTTACGGGTGGTGGGGCGATATGGAATTTGGCCCGCATCTGCTCAAGCTGCTGGGCGCAAGGCATCGCGGACGGGTGGAGCTGATCTATCATCCGCCGGTGCGTGTGGATGCGCATCCCAACCGCAAGACGCTTGCCGCGCATCTCGAAGCGCAGGTGCGCGCGGCGCATCCCTCCGGCGGGGCCTGA
- a CDS encoding thiamine phosphate synthase, giving the protein MAETDLPQLYLITPPEFDLSAFPARLSAVLDVAEIACIRLALATRDEDKLLRAADAVREVAHAHDVALVIDTHVVLAQRLGLDGVHLTDGSRSVRHARKELGTDAIVGAFCGSSKHDGMTAGENGADYVSFGPVGGASLGDGTLAERELFEWWSQMIELPVVAEGGLTPELVTELTPVTDFFGIGEEIWDEEDAAAALKTLIAAMR; this is encoded by the coding sequence ATGGCCGAAACCGACCTGCCCCAGCTCTATCTCATCACCCCGCCGGAGTTCGATCTCAGCGCCTTTCCCGCACGGCTCTCCGCGGTGCTCGATGTGGCCGAGATCGCCTGCATCCGCCTGGCGCTCGCCACGCGCGACGAGGACAAGCTGCTGCGCGCCGCCGATGCCGTGCGCGAGGTCGCCCATGCCCATGACGTGGCGCTGGTGATCGACACCCATGTGGTGCTGGCGCAGCGGCTGGGGCTCGACGGGGTACACCTGACCGATGGCTCCCGCTCGGTGCGCCATGCCCGCAAGGAGCTCGGCACCGACGCCATCGTCGGCGCCTTCTGCGGCAGCTCGAAACATGACGGCATGACCGCCGGCGAAAACGGCGCCGATTACGTCTCTTTCGGCCCGGTGGGCGGCGCCTCGCTGGGCGACGGCACACTGGCCGAACGCGAACTCTTCGAGTGGTGGTCGCAGATGATCGAGCTGCCGGTGGTGGCCGAGGGCGGGCTGACCCCGGAGCTGGTGACCGAGCTTACGCCGGTCACCGATTTCTTCGGCATCGGCGAGGAGATCTGGGACGAGGAAGACGCGGCGGCGGCGCTGAAGACGCTCATCGCCGCCATGCGCTGA